aaaacaaaaaaatatatataattaatggaaaatagaataaaattaaCGGTAAAGTAACACAGGcgagaaacgagggaacactgtacatacAAAATAGCAATGTCTGTGTAATAAAGGATTAATAAGCAAACTTATTAAGGAAGTGTTTGTTTGGTTTGTGTGTAAGAATGAGCTGAAATCAATCaatgtattgaaatgaatgcaaaagacaaatatgtgttttaacaacaataaaaacaattatttcctCAAAAAGATGTCAATCGTTTGGacgtcaaacaaacaaaatgtttttgttttctctttcagtgGTTCACACGCTCAAATATTTCGAAACTGcgtcctctcacattccaaacttGCCATCGTACTTTTATGTTGGTTATGTTGACGGCGTTGAGATCTCTCGTTACGACAGCAAGAGCAGGAAAGCAAAAGCCAAACAGGACTGGATGAACAAAATCACCGACGAGGATCCGCACTACTGGGAGAGACAGACACAGATCGGTATTAATAGTGAGCAGGTCAACAAAGTCAACATTGAAATTGTGAGAGAGCGCTTCAACCAAACTGgaggtttgtttacattcaactttctaacaacaaaaacatttcatgtgtgaatactttttgctttaactattcacactcacacattctCAAGTCGGATGTGCAGAAGTAaggttgctttgtgtgtgtgtttgtgtgtgtgtcaggtgttCACATGGTCCAGTGGATGTCTGGCTGCGAATGGGACGACGAGACTGACGAGGTTTACGGTTGGCGACACCTCAGTTACGACGGCGAAGACTTCATCTCGTTTGACTTGTCGACACTGAGATGGATCGCAGTTAAGCCGCAAGCTGTCGTCACCAAACACAAGTGGGACCAAGACGACGTCTGGAATCAACTCAGGAAGCATTATTTCTCTGAGATTTGTCCTTCTTACTTGAAGAAGTATGTGAGCTATGGGAGGGACTTCCTGATGAGAACAGGTACCAGCACGCCCCCTGGAGGAGCACGGCTGACATGGCAACATGCACTCTCGCCTTGCCCCTCTCACACATTCTCCATTTTCCTCACCTCGTATGCTCTCTTTTTCCTCTTACTAATTTCATCATCTTGCACTCCAACTTTCCTTATTTTCACACATTCTCTCCATCTTTCCATCACACGTTTTCTCTCACGCTTCAAATCCACATTTTGTCCTGTCGCACattctggccatttttttttctgctctcaCAGTTTATATCcatctttctctctcactcatGCTCTCCATCTTTGGTCTTCACACACATTCTTTTCATTCATTATCCTCTCACTTTCCCTCCATCTTGTGCCCTTTTTGTCTTTTGCCATCTCTCCATTTTTCTGCACCTCATGCTCTCTAAAATGTCCCTTGTTACACATTATCTTCATTCCTCTCACACACATCTCTATGTACTTAATATATTTGCACATTCTAATCATCCTTTCTACTTTTAATGATTTCCCCTCTCACACTTTTCTCTATCTTTTGTCCTCTCACAAATTGTGGCTATATTTCTTCCTCTCACATATTCCCTGTCATCTTTCTGAGTTCACACTTGCTCTCTGTGGTTTCTCCTCTTCAACTTGTTCTCCATCTGTCATCCACTCACTTTCTTCCCATCTTCTGCCTCTTTCCTCTACGGTCCTCTCACACGACTCTCCAAGTTTCTCCTCTCTCAAATTCTTTCTGTCATTCTCTCACTTTCTGTCTTCTCTTCATCTTTTGCTCTTTCCTTCTTTGGTCCTCTCATACATTCACTTTAACTGTCATCCTCTCATGCTTGTTCTCCATCTTTGGTCCTCACACACATCATCTATATTTTTCTCCTCTCACACATCCACTCCATCTTCCACTTTCCCCCCACCTTTCATTCTTTCCTTCTTTGATCCTCTCACACATTTTCTCCATCCCTTGCCCGGAAGAGCTGCCGGTGGTGTCGCTGCTGCAGAAGACGCCTTCGTCGCCGATCACGTGCCACGCCAGCGGTTTCTACCCGGCGGACTCCGTCCTGTTTTGGAGGAAGGACGGCGAGGAGCTCCACGAGGACGTGGAGATGGGAGAGCTCCTCCCCAACCACGACGGAACCTTCCAGACGACGGCCCACCTGAAAGCGGAGCTGCCGGCCGACGCGGAGGGCCGCTACGAATGCGTCTTCCAGCTGGCCGGCGTCGAGGACGACATGGTCACCAAGCTGGACAGAAGAAGCATCCTGACTAACCATggtgacgcacgcacgcacgcacgcacacgtgaTCCTTGCGTGTCATTCACACGTCTTCCTTCTCACGTCTGGTCAAGAGGAAGACGCCACTAAGGTGACGCTGGCCGTTGTTGTCCCCTTGGCGCTCCTCGCTCTGCTGGCGCCGCTGCTCGTGCTCCTCGTCAAGCGTCACAAAAGCCCACCAGGTGAGGGACGCAAATGTTGGCCTGCCTGCCGGCAACATTCGGGTTCACAAGTCGCAactttcttcctcttttcttcCTTGCAGCCAACTACGCTCCAGCTTGTAAGTCAAACATCTTCGCAGTCCTGTCCAGGTCCGATGTCCACCTTTGCGAAAAAACGCTCCACATCTCTCGCTATCTTTGCGTCCCGCAGCTGCTGACGCTTCCGAGCCCGAGCCGGCCTCAAAGTCCGTTTCCGAGCCTGATGCCGAACCTGCTTCCGAGTCGGCTCCTGAGGCCCATTCCGGGACCAGTTCCTCGTGACGTCACACGGTGAGTGAGCTGACACGGACTCCGCGTGTTCTTGGACTCTGGATTCATGTCCACCATTTTTTGTGCTCGTCTTCGTGCAGGTGTCGGGACACGACAGAGACGTCTCCATCCAAGTGCTTAGATTTGAAAACAGAGAATTTTGATTCGTTTTGGAGATTTATTTGAGTTCCACAGGTTGCTTTCTTCTTTCTGTCCGTTTGATTTATATGAAATCGTCAGTCACATGGTGagaaggatttcttcttttttggtatCAAGCAGTTGAATAGCAATAATAGATTTATATCACATTTTTCGATTGTGGGTTTGCCTCCTCTATCATCCTTACTTAGATTCTTCCAGAATTTCTTTCACTTCAACAGTCAGCAGTTAATTGGTACATTTatcacaatgttgttgtttgcgCTTATTTGACCTCGTGATGTCAATATTGGACCAATAAAAGGATGATgaatcaaaaaaaaagcaaaatgtaagTATGTTTTATTCTGAGTTTGCTCAAGTTTCTGGAAGCTCCTCCTGCCCACCGAGCGCCAGCCTCTTCTTCTCACCTACAGGACGTAGGACATTCTTAACTAACGCTTCCTTTTCACCTGGTCTCCTGCTAGCTACCTTTCTCATAAGTATCATGTCAAGAAACTCCCTCAATGTTCTTATTATCCTGACATTCAAACCCCCTTCAGCActagtagagagagagagaaaaaatcctAGAACCGTGCCTGACCTCATTTAATAATTAGGTCGACGCCTGCGTGAGTCTGATGACGTCACAGACAGAAGACGCTTCCTCTTTGGAGAGTGTCGACCCTCACCTGGTCcgtttgcatatttatttttaacggaatattaaataatttcaaGTGGCGATCATAGCGTGAGAGAAAATCTCGAAAAATGTGTGTGATGTCTGAGAAGTGACAAACTCCGCCCATTTTCTCGCAAGCAAGACATGCGGCGTCATCAGGTAAGCCTGCAGATGACTTTTTGCCTCACGCACAACTTTTTAGTAAGCGATTTGGAAGCAGCACGTGTGTGGCTTGTTTCACTTGCAGCTTTCAAAAGACTTTGGGAAAATGATGACGTTTGCTTTTGACAACTTAAAGTCTATCTGGTAACGGTCGGGGGCTTGTTGCGAAAAGAACTGGCTGCCGTGGCTGTACgtatgtaaagtaaaaaataaataaataaaagaccatGCTTGACTCTGAAGGCCGAGAAAGACGCGAGCTCCGGTGTCGGTCCAGGtcgtatcggggtcgcctaattagcacgtcacgctacaggattggctagaaattatccaattgacgacaaacattggaaagaaaatttgAAAGCTgtaatttaaatgacaaaatgtacGGGATGAAATCGAAAAAACGTAAGTAAACCTAAGAATACAAAaagcaagatatattgaataaataataaaatagattgaataaatgataaatacacaaatgaattgcctgagatgtgacaaatattgtcagtttagattgctaatgtggttctattatcattaagactatttttgtgatgtattgtgatttctgaactgcaaaaaaaaaaagaaaccaaacacGTCTGAATCACGCATTTCGTTAGCGCTGCGGTACTGACGTCATCGGCAAGCTCGACGGCGCTTCAatcttttatttctttctttctttcttaaatcTTCAAGTcgcctgcttttatattcttaggtttatttacgttttgacAATTgcagtccatacattttgttgttgacatctttaacattttctttccaatgttttgacgtCAACCGGATTTTTTTCCGCAAATAACTTTATTGATCAATTGTAAATGATAATGCCCTGCCAATCCTGTACCGTGACGCCATCGGcaggcgaccccgatacaatcTGGCAGCTCGATCCTATCTGGTACCATTTCCGGTTCagtttgtgtgcaatttttgtTCTCTGCCCCCTTCTGGTGTTCAAATCGTGAACTGCAACTATGATGCATTTTCTTAAAATCCCCAAATCAACTACATTTTGATTATCGTACGTTTTGTTTACATTATAGATagaaactttattattttttttcctttttttaaaaaaaattctgaacaaTTCAAGTAACTAAtttatgtgaatattttttatacattataATTTAAGTTTTAGATTTCTACTTTGaagttcattaaaaacaactgtTGAGCACTTTAataattctttatttcttttcaaCAAAATTCATAACAAAGCGagacatattaaaaaatatttttaagcgcACTGAGGAAagagtgtattttattttgaaagtcagGCAGTGTCATTGTCAAACAAGAAGTCTTtatatttttacagtgtatagTTAGTAACATAGCAACCTGAACCAACAGTTTTCCAATGTTCATCTTTGCTTCACGACCTTGACTtgacgtgtgtgcgcgtgtgtgttaaACTATGATAAATAAAGCTGATTTGGCCCCGAAAATGACATAACTATTATGTTATGATGATGAAACTAAAGCGTGTTATTAAGGTGAGTGGTGgtgtgctgcaaaaaaaaaaaaagcgatgaAGAGGCTGCGCAGTTCTCATGAAGTCAGTTTGCTGACACCTTTAAATACTTGTTGAGGGCTGACAATGTGGGAGGTTCAAAGGTCAAGGGTTGGGGGTCAGAAGGTCAGTGCAAGGGTGTGTCTAGGGTGGTGGGCGTGTCCTGGTGCTGAGCCTCGGCGTCGGGAACGATCATCTGCTCGCCGGCGTCCATCTCCGACGGACTCATCTTGTTCTGAAACAGAAATTAGAACTTTAGACTCACACATCACTGCCTACTGAAAGTTGGAGTTTTTTTTACCTTCCATGTACCCACTTTCTCCTCAAATGACTTGAATGTGGGAGCATTcctgaaaataaattaataaagatATTCAGTGATTGTAGCCTGAATTAAGTAGAATTTTgctatacaaaataataataataaagtgacTTTTTTGTGTAAAAGAGAACTACATacgaataaaataaacattacattaaaataataatttaaaaagatcACTTAATTCTAgaatttttatgacaaaaaattgTGCAGCtatttttggacaatttaaaacaattcttttttttttctgacaattctGACATATTTTGGTGTAAAAGTTAGAAATTAAAGTGAAATGCCAccaaatttacaattaaaacaatttttttttaaaaataagataaatgaCCATTTTAGcactttatgaaaaaaacatttgcgcaGCCATTCTTTGTAGATATTATTTTCCAAATACAAATCTCTCAACTCAactatttatagagcactttaaaacaaccaccgctgcATACAGTCTTTAAAAtcttaaacaaacacaaaaaaagttgcttAAAATATTAGCATATACCGTATGTTAGCATGTCATTTTAGGCAGCGCAGTTTTTTGTAAAACTTCTACAAAAGCACACGTgaattaatgtgtgtgtgtgtgtaaacccAACGAGAaactcactttttaaaaaacaaatacatttgtgaaatgtggtatacaattttaacattatcctttgaaaataaatatatggttGACGCTGAACACGTTACAATGTCACAACCAATTtcaccttgaaaaaaaagaaaagttcaaaTCCTGaccaaaaagtaattttttttttgtacaatttt
The sequence above is drawn from the Vanacampus margaritifer isolate UIUO_Vmar chromosome 17, RoL_Vmar_1.0, whole genome shotgun sequence genome and encodes:
- the LOC144037487 gene encoding class I histocompatibility antigen, F10 alpha chain-like, with the translated sequence MWKMNLLGLFVVVVQIHSVTPVVHTLKYFETASSHIPNLPSYFYVGYVDGVEISRYDSKSRKAKAKQDWMNKITDEDPHYWERQTQIGINSEQVNKVNIEIVRERFNQTGGVHMVQWMSGCEWDDETDEVYGWRHLSYDGEDFISFDLSTLRWIAVKPQAVVTKHKWDQDDVWNQLRKHYFSEICPSYLKKYVSYGRDFLMRTELPVVSLLQKTPSSPITCHASGFYPADSVLFWRKDGEELHEDVEMGELLPNHDGTFQTTAHLKAELPADAEGRYECVFQLAGVEDDMVTKLDRRSILTNHEEDATKVTLAVVVPLALLALLAPLLVLLVKRHKSPPANYAPASADASEPEPASKSVSEPDAEPASESAPEAHSGTSSS